In Dermacentor andersoni chromosome 4, qqDerAnde1_hic_scaffold, whole genome shotgun sequence, the following proteins share a genomic window:
- the LOC126536069 gene encoding solute carrier family 22 member 13-like, with the protein MSKLRRHGSKRRRKSEGFHTPPCELPVSTTEEPGKRSLAWNARPSDHELQASSMSSPFLSPASPQSDNAAFSAIVPSYLYSPSESPAPQIELPISASSGAARRSSSHSSAHSAPATLPPWCSTLSATRTSKIGRYPKPRISATSLATLSDTPLSSEQRTLSASSCTLGRRLNRKPSFPVVVKQSVSLSEVVPSQSHPLKTLFGSWATKTRRMLSPLLGRLRPPSANCSPEEFQMSSQHKRANAAPEVAPPPCYVSGKQPRSASISRRQSQLRDSVQSMSRSQQSLSRTSLSFPRDASPGPPHAVNNGMASCLRREKASLLVGRNGRFQTTAFHFGLLIAFVVPFQTLPLQSVQQDIDHWCARPKNLRNMSTEEWKRQMVPRAEDGHYSRCRMYAEWNATSVATVPCTTWEYAPSVYHYSIVEEFGLVCERAWYLPLSCAAFAMGAICALLIMGPLADWLGRKPVMQFTVIVMQAAVMVILLFVRLNTFVVMRFLLGAATTTLFNTSFVLVVEVLAPERRTLYAMAVLLSKVIGAAIASTMMLAGFSWYTLHLASMLPCLMMLRSITCLVESPRWLLARGRLDEAETVIMHAATLNGENIFDVRHQWARQRRELERPEGTRQSTCCEAARLRCRLKNNAILYFCWCVTACTLQATWLKIYHLGFYPLSLMALFALLSIPGELGAMASAAHVGRKTSLAWALVIAAIALFATVAWGDANVVSSATLLTLASVVTDASQAVLTLYTAEVHPTVVRCSGLAMCTCFSTAATIATPLATYFGVLQMSWLPLVMVSLLGLSAAFLVVRLPDTKERTVLPDELSDIPFEQTSGIAQVVPDNTHIVSLEAQRSDKRRTLGER; encoded by the coding sequence ATGTCCAAGCTGCGACGTCACGGTTCCAAGCGAAGGCGAAAGAGCGAAGGCTTCCATACGCCGCCGTGTGAGCTCCCGGTGTCGACCACAGAGGAGCCGGGCAAGCGAAGCCTGGCATGGAATGCGAGACCATCTGACCACGAGTTGCAGGCATCGTCGATGTCCTCCCCGTTCCTATCTCCGGCGTCACCTCAGTCAGACAACGCTGCCTTCAGCGCCATAGTGCCTTCGTACTTGTATTCGCCGTCTGAATCCCCGGCGCCACAGATAGAACTTCCCATTTCAGCGTCCTCTGGTGCCGCTCGGCGATCATCGTCGCATTCCTCAGCACACTCCGCTCCTGCTACGCTGCCACCGTGGTGCTCGACGCTCTCGGCGACGCGAACATCGAAGATTGGCAGGTACCCGAAGCCCAGAATTTCGGCGACGTCTCTTGCTACGCTGTCCGACACACCTCTGAGCTCGGAGCAACGCACGCTCTCGGCAAGCTCCTGTACGCTCGGCCGGCGTCTAAATAGGAAGCCGTCTTTCCCGGTCGTGGTAAAGCAGAGCGTGTCGCTGAGTGAAGTGGTGCCTTCGCAGTCTCACCCTTTGAAGACCCTTTTTGGCTCCTGGGCAACCAAAACTCGACGGATGCTGTCACCGTTGCTCGGTCGTCTCCGCCCTCCATCGGCAAACTGCAGCCCCGAAGAATTTCAGATGTCTTCGCAACATAAACGTGCCAACGCTGCACCAGAGGTCGCTCCACCACCCTGTTACGTAAGCGGAAAGCAGCCCAGGTCGGCCTCAATATCGCGTAGGCAAAGCCAACTGCGCGATAGCGTGCAGTCCATGAGCCGCAGCCAGCAATCTCTGTCGCGCACTTCGCTGAGCTTTCCACGGGATGCTTCGCCCGGACCGCCGCATGCGGTCAACAATGGGATGGCCAGTTGCTTGCGGCGCGAGAAAGCTTCTTTGCTCGTGGGCAGGAACGGTCGCTTCCAGACGACGGCGTTCCACTTCGGCTTGCTCATAGCCTTCGTGGTGCCCTTCCAGACGCTGCCGCTGCAGAGTGTCCAGCAGGATATCGACCACTGGTGCGCTAGACCCAAGAATCTGCGCAACATGTCTACAGAAGAATGGAAACGCCAGATGGTGCCACGAGCCGAGGACGGCCACTACAGCCGGTGCCGCATGTATGCGGAATGGAACGCAACCAGTGTAGCCACGGTGCCGTGCACTACCTGGGAGTACGCGCCCTCCGTATATCACTACTCCATCGTTGAGGAGTTTGGCTTGGTCTGCGAACGTGCTTGGTACCTGCCGCTGAGCTGTGCCGCCTTCGCCATGGGCGCCATCTGCGCTTTGCTCATCATGGGACCATTGGCTGACTGGCTGGGCCGAAAGCCCGTGATGCAGTTCACAGTGATTGTTATGCAAGCGGCGGTGATGGTGATTCTGTTGTTCGTCAGGCTAAACACGTTCGTAGTTATGCGTTTCCTCCTTGGAGCCGCCACAaccacacttttcaacaccagctTTGTTCTCGTGGTGGAAGTTCTAGCGCCTGAACGACGCACGCTTTACGCGATGGCAGTGTTGTTGAGCAAGGTGATCGGTGCCGCCATCGCATCCACAATGATGTTGGCCGGGTTCAGCTGGTACACGTTGCATCTGGCCAGTATGCTACCTTGCCTCATGATGCTGCGCTCCATCACGTGTCTAGTGGAGTCCCCACGCTGGTTGCTGGCCAGAGGCCGGCTGGATGAGGCCGAAACAGTCATCATGCATGCGGCTACGCTCAACGGCGAGAACATTTTCGATGTGCGCCACCAGTGGGCGCGCCAGCGTCGTGAATTGGAGCGCCCAGAAGGTACTcgccagagcacttgctgcgagGCAGCGCGTCTGCGGTGCCGTCTGAAGAATAATGCTATCCTTTACTTCTGCTGGTGCGTGACTGCGTGTACGTTGCAGGCGACGTGGCTGAAGATCTACCACCTGGGTTTCTATCCGCTGTCACTCATGGCCCTCTTTGCGCTGCTGTCCATCCCTGGCGAGCTGGGCGCTATGGCTTCTGCTGCGCACGTCGGCCGAAAGACATCCCTGGCTTGGGCCCTGGTCATCGCCGCCATTGCCCTCTTCGCAACTGTCGCATGGGGCGATGCGAATGTGGTCTCCAGCGCAACGCTGCTGACGCTGGCGAGCGTAGTCACGGACGCCTCGCAAGCCGTTCTCACGCTGTACACAGCAGAAGTGCACCCCACGGTGGTGCGCTGCTCCGGCCTAGCAATGTGCACGTGTTTTTCTACAGCGGCCACCATCGCCACGCCACTCGCCACATATTTTGGCGTTTTGCAGATGTCGTGGCTGCCACTGGTCATGGTGTCGCTGCTAGGCCTCAGCGCTGCCTTTTTAGTGGTTCGGCTGCCAGACACCAAAGAGCGCACTGTTCTGCCAGACGAGCTGTCGGACATACCGTTCGAGCAGACGTCGGGAATCGCTCAAGTGGTGCCTGATAACACCCACATCGTGTCACTGGAAGCGCAAAGGAGCGATAAACGCCGGACACTGGGAGAACGCTGA